In one ANME-2 cluster archaeon genomic region, the following are encoded:
- a CDS encoding asparagine synthase — protein sequence MHTRSDITKDDTNDDTNDDTNDDTNDETVVPEMIITTLSKSVKKYLAPDCAVLFSGGVDSSLITALAVRHVPDITLITVGFSGSNDVKWASTAAQLLGLKNSLILKIIDLDDLESTIPCVIEALETADPMAISLGVPLYIASTEAKSRNINMLLTGQGADELFGGYHRYKEIIKKSTASLHEAIVADVARLPRRDILRDNTVAEAAGIKLAAPFLDPDVVELALSIPAVLKVREFDGELVGKYILRRAAESVVPAEIAWRDKKAMQYGSGVWAGLGRLARQAGFKKQDKGYIRKYLYSVAGKNRIKLDVTS from the coding sequence ATGCACACAAGGTCAGACATTACCAAAGACGATACCAATGACGATACCAATGACGATACCAATGACGATACCAACGACGAGACTGTAGTGCCGGAGATGATCATTACAACTTTGTCGAAGAGTGTAAAAAAATATCTTGCACCTGATTGTGCTGTATTATTTTCAGGAGGAGTGGATAGTTCACTGATAACAGCACTGGCTGTCAGGCATGTACCTGATATAACACTTATTACAGTTGGCTTTTCAGGGTCAAATGATGTGAAATGGGCATCCACTGCTGCACAATTATTGGGTCTAAAGAACAGTCTCATTCTTAAGATAATTGACCTTGATGATCTTGAATCGACAATTCCCTGTGTTATCGAAGCCCTGGAGACTGCAGATCCCATGGCTATCTCACTGGGTGTGCCACTGTACATTGCAAGCACAGAGGCAAAGAGTAGAAATATCAACATGCTGTTGACCGGGCAGGGGGCTGACGAACTGTTCGGAGGGTATCACAGGTATAAGGAGATTATTAAAAAGAGCACAGCTTCCCTGCATGAAGCCATTGTCGCAGATGTGGCACGACTGCCCCGGAGGGATATCCTGCGGGATAATACCGTGGCAGAGGCAGCGGGAATAAAACTGGCAGCCCCATTTCTTGACCCTGATGTGGTTGAGCTGGCCCTTTCCATTCCGGCTGTATTAAAGGTCAGGGAGTTTGATGGCGAACTGGTCGGCAAATACATCCTGCGCAGGGCTGCAGAAAGTGTAGTACCGGCCGAGATTGCATGGCGGGACAAAAAGGCCATGCAGTATGGCAGCGGGGTATGGGCAGGCCTTGGCAGACTTGCCAGACAGGCAGGGTTCAAAAAGCAAGACAAAGGCTATATAAGAAAATATCTTTATTCGGTTGCAGGGAAAAACAGGATTAAACTGGATGTAACATCATGA
- a CDS encoding U32 family peptidase, which produces MNKKLYVPHPGHFDGLKQMLESSDDIYSIYMAGSPDYIGTGRVNLGHAGLEEVARHTEYCHSKDVKIEMVLNSSCMGGQQLTTEGYNLIHWYIANLENIGVDTVVVADPYLIEMIASEFNIPVVVSVLAFVDSPQKAEFFEQLGASSIVVDSNVNRHFDVLEAIRDAVDCELKLLVNEGCLYRCPFRYAHFNFFSHVNGPPPRPNVQDDYYYHKCLTLRINDPSLILKSPFIRPEDLKEYAHITDVFKIGGRSHFINWILNCVNAYAAESYDGNLMDLMDCPKDLVDLFNIPNKALDGVIEQWKKHSTVCHTCGYCQRKISEIAQVYDHKGTSDEKLVQWNTITKKGIET; this is translated from the coding sequence ATGAACAAAAAACTCTATGTTCCCCACCCCGGACACTTCGACGGCCTTAAGCAAATGCTGGAAAGCTCAGATGATATCTATTCCATCTATATGGCAGGTTCGCCCGACTACATAGGCACGGGCAGGGTCAACCTGGGCCATGCCGGACTGGAAGAAGTCGCCAGGCATACCGAATACTGCCACAGTAAAGATGTAAAGATCGAGATGGTTCTGAACAGTTCATGCATGGGCGGCCAGCAGCTTACTACAGAAGGATATAACCTCATACACTGGTACATCGCAAACCTTGAGAACATAGGTGTGGATACCGTAGTAGTAGCAGATCCGTACCTGATAGAGATGATCGCCAGCGAGTTCAACATCCCTGTGGTGGTCAGCGTACTGGCATTTGTTGACAGCCCACAGAAGGCTGAATTCTTCGAGCAACTGGGAGCCTCGTCCATTGTGGTGGACTCCAACGTGAACCGTCATTTCGATGTGCTTGAAGCCATCAGGGATGCAGTGGACTGTGAACTAAAACTCCTTGTGAACGAAGGCTGCCTGTACCGGTGCCCGTTTAGGTATGCCCATTTCAACTTCTTCTCCCATGTCAACGGCCCGCCACCCCGACCTAATGTGCAGGACGACTATTATTACCACAAATGCCTGACCCTGCGCATCAATGACCCATCGCTGATCCTGAAATCACCTTTCATCAGACCAGAGGATCTAAAGGAATATGCCCACATCACAGATGTATTCAAGATAGGCGGACGCTCGCATTTCATTAACTGGATACTGAACTGTGTCAACGCTTATGCCGCTGAGAGCTACGACGGAAACCTGATGGACCTGATGGACTGCCCCAAAGACCTGGTAGATCTGTTCAATATCCCGAATAAAGCACTGGACGGGGTCATCGAGCAATGGAAAAAGCACAGCACGGTCTGCCATACATGCGGGTACTGCCAGCGCAAGATATCAGAGATTGCGCAAGTGTATGACCATAAAGGCACTTCTGATGAGAAACTGGTACAGTGGAACACTATAACAAAAAAAGGAATTGAGACCTGA
- the gatA gene encoding Asp-tRNA(Asn)/Glu-tRNA(Gln) amidotransferase subunit GatA, which translates to MITVSQTLATIQDSSAEEVVSQCIDRIETSKFNTFITVAKESALEAAKKAEGHTGPLAGVPIAIKDNISTKGIQTTCASRILGGYIPPYDAHVIERLKEAGAVIVGKVNMDEFAMGTSTETSHYGPTLNPWNTETVPGGSSGASAATVAAGEVPLALGSDTGGSVRCPASFCGVVGLKPTYGVISRYGLISYANSLEQIGPIASNVADMTLLFNVIAGHDPRDSTSVPGEKEYTKALVDDVKGLTIGVPKEYFGEGIDQAVEKSVWDGVHRLEDLGASWQEVEMPHTKYALAAYYVIAMSEASSNLARFDGMRYGLRLEKDHDWHTTYSEIRALGFGEEVKRRILLGTYALSAGYMDKYYLKALKVRTLIKQDFERALKSTDVLIAPTMPTPAFKLGEKISDPLTLYMADVNTVPVNLSGVPSISLPCGFSNGLPIGLQIMGKHFDEETIIRTAYTFEQNTELHTKAPEVV; encoded by the coding sequence ATGATCACAGTATCACAAACCCTGGCAACAATACAGGATTCGTCAGCAGAAGAAGTTGTAAGCCAGTGCATTGACAGGATCGAGACCAGTAAGTTCAATACATTCATCACCGTGGCAAAGGAGTCTGCCCTTGAGGCGGCCAAGAAGGCGGAGGGACATACCGGACCGCTGGCAGGCGTACCAATTGCCATCAAGGATAATATTTCAACCAAAGGTATTCAGACCACATGCGCATCCAGGATCCTGGGTGGCTATATACCCCCCTATGATGCCCATGTAATTGAGCGCCTGAAAGAGGCGGGGGCTGTTATCGTTGGCAAGGTGAATATGGACGAATTCGCCATGGGGACATCCACAGAGACCAGTCATTACGGGCCTACACTTAATCCCTGGAACACAGAAACGGTGCCTGGCGGCTCATCAGGCGCCAGTGCGGCCACTGTAGCAGCAGGTGAAGTGCCGCTGGCCCTTGGTTCTGATACGGGCGGGTCTGTCAGGTGTCCGGCATCATTTTGTGGCGTGGTGGGGCTAAAACCCACTTATGGTGTGATATCCAGGTACGGCTTGATCTCATATGCCAACAGCCTGGAACAGATAGGACCCATTGCTTCTAATGTGGCAGATATGACACTGCTGTTCAATGTGATAGCCGGACATGACCCGCGGGATTCCACTTCCGTACCTGGTGAGAAGGAGTATACAAAAGCTCTGGTTGACGATGTGAAGGGACTTACCATTGGCGTACCAAAGGAATACTTTGGCGAGGGTATAGACCAGGCTGTGGAAAAGTCGGTCTGGGACGGCGTGCACAGGCTGGAAGACCTGGGAGCATCGTGGCAGGAAGTGGAGATGCCGCACACAAAGTATGCACTGGCTGCTTATTATGTCATTGCCATGAGCGAGGCATCTTCAAACCTGGCCCGGTTCGACGGTATGCGCTATGGGCTGCGCCTGGAAAAGGACCACGATTGGCATACTACATACAGCGAGATACGGGCACTAGGGTTTGGCGAGGAAGTGAAACGGCGCATACTCCTGGGTACATATGCGCTGTCGGCAGGGTATATGGACAAGTATTATCTGAAGGCCCTAAAGGTCAGAACACTTATCAAGCAGGACTTCGAGCGGGCGCTGAAAAGTACGGATGTACTTATCGCACCTACTATGCCCACACCCGCATTTAAACTGGGCGAGAAGATCAGCGACCCCTTAACCCTTTATATGGCAGACGTGAACACTGTGCCTGTGAACCTCTCAGGCGTGCCGTCAATCTCATTGCCGTGTGGTTTCTCAAACGGGCTGCCGATCGGGTTGCAGATAATGGGGAAGCATTTTGATGAGGAGACCATAATCAGGACCGCCTATACTTTTGAGCAGAACACTGAGCTTCACACAAAAGCACCGGAGGTGGTATAG
- a CDS encoding DUF5402 family protein, which produces MKPEELLKTRADLEDGIKRLIGRAVMVIELDIFALPCGCFGYTANLRGFQVDDLEVFEEHILKLLESTSEAVGSPSNFIFARIIPGTQEIASVNVRNLCPRCYSDFASTSGKRPRPDIFILRMNKRKK; this is translated from the coding sequence ATGAAACCGGAAGAACTTTTAAAGACACGTGCCGACCTGGAGGACGGCATAAAGCGGCTAATTGGCCGCGCAGTAATGGTGATCGAACTTGACATTTTTGCCCTGCCGTGCGGTTGTTTTGGATATACTGCTAATTTGAGGGGATTCCAGGTGGACGACCTTGAAGTATTCGAAGAACATATCCTGAAACTGCTGGAAAGTACATCTGAAGCCGTAGGTTCTCCTTCAAATTTTATATTTGCCAGGATAATCCCAGGCACGCAGGAAATTGCTTCTGTGAATGTGCGCAACCTGTGCCCGCGCTGCTATTCTGATTTTGCATCAACATCAGGCAAACGGCCGAGACCGGATATTTTTATTCTGCGCATGAACAAGCGTAAGAAGTAA
- the gatC gene encoding Asp-tRNA(Asn)/Glu-tRNA(Gln) amidotransferase subunit GatC, which translates to MITTKDVEHIGWLARLKMEEEQLEGYADQLNSVLDYFGQLDEVDTRDVEPTYHVLEMNNVFRDDKVTDCLTQDEAIGNAPKTQDGYFKAPRIL; encoded by the coding sequence ATGATAACAACCAAGGACGTGGAACATATTGGCTGGCTTGCCAGGTTGAAAATGGAAGAGGAGCAGCTTGAGGGATATGCGGACCAGTTGAACTCCGTACTTGATTATTTCGGGCAGCTGGATGAGGTGGATACCAGGGACGTTGAGCCCACGTACCATGTACTGGAAATGAACAATGTTTTCAGGGATGACAAGGTAACTGATTGCCTCACCCAGGACGAGGCCATCGGCAATGCACCCAAAACACAGGACGGCTACTTCAAGGCCCCAAGGATACTCTGA
- the carB gene encoding carbamoyl-phosphate synthase large subunit, giving the protein MPKREDIHKVLIIGSGPIVIGQAAEFDYSGTQACKALRQLGYEIVLVNSNPATIMTDPGMADITYIEPLNIETLEKIIDKERPDALLPNLGGQKGLNLSFELHEEGILEKYGVEIIGVQADAIRRGEDRTIFKETMDSVGVETARSETTFSIEGAEKIAKDIGYPVVIRPAYTMGGTGGGFAYNVDELRTIGARGISASLIGQILVEESVLGWEELELEVVRDAKGNKITVCFIENIDAMGVHTGDSFCSAPMLTIDEALQERLQDYSYRIVDAIGVTGGTNVQFAHDPETGRIVVIEINPRTSRSSALASKATGFPIALVSAKLAGGLLLEDIPYWRDGTLDRYTPSGEYVVIKFARWAFEKFPGSIDQLGTQMRAVGEAMSIGKNYKEAFQKAIRSLETGRYGLGFAKNFNDLSLDELQKLLVEPSSERQFIIYEALRKWMSVDELFRITHIKHWFLEQMKELVELEEMVLKYKGSKLPDDLLIHAKKDGFSDKYLGQILGVPEQQIREQRLSLGLQQSWNIVPVSGAEDAAYYYSTYNADDEVPVSDRKKIMIIGGGPNRIGQGIEFDYTCVHAAFTLRELGYESIMVNCNPETVSTDYDTSDKLYFEPVTVEDVLSIYDKEKPIGAIVQFGGQTPLNIAAELEVAGVNILGTSVKSIDLAEDRERFADIIRNLKIPMPEPGTARSLKEALDVAGRIGYPLIVRPSYVLGGRGMEIVYDDEMLEKYVTGAIEITPEKPMLIDKFLEDALECEVDAISDGTDVFIPSIMEHIELAGIHSGDSACVLPPVGIPEEQMETLKEYTRRIAIKLKVVGLMNIQYAIKDDIVYILEANPRASRTVPLVSKVTGVSMAQIATQVMLGAKLSDMDTHLRTYPHFGVKETVFPFNMFPEVDPVLGPEMRSTGEVLGMADSFETAFFKSQVAAGSSLPLEGTALITVAAGDRQRALLVGRELFSMGFTILATKGTAGFFKENGIECEVIKKMHEGRPNIVDAMHNQEIQFVLNTPIGKEGVYEDSYIRKSAIKYNIPYHTTTAAAMAAARGIRAARENLIDVRSVQSYHRDVD; this is encoded by the coding sequence ATGCCCAAAAGAGAGGACATCCACAAAGTACTAATTATTGGGTCCGGCCCGATCGTTATCGGCCAGGCCGCTGAATTTGACTATTCTGGCACACAGGCCTGTAAAGCACTGCGCCAGCTTGGTTATGAGATCGTGCTCGTCAATTCTAACCCTGCCACTATCATGACCGATCCCGGCATGGCTGATATTACTTATATCGAGCCGCTGAACATTGAAACCCTGGAGAAGATCATAGACAAGGAGCGCCCTGATGCCCTGCTACCTAACCTGGGCGGGCAGAAAGGGCTGAACCTGTCCTTTGAACTTCATGAAGAAGGCATCCTTGAAAAATATGGCGTAGAGATCATAGGGGTACAAGCCGACGCCATCAGGCGTGGCGAGGACCGCACCATTTTCAAGGAGACCATGGACAGTGTTGGTGTGGAGACTGCTCGCAGTGAGACTACCTTCAGCATAGAAGGAGCTGAAAAGATAGCGAAAGATATCGGCTATCCTGTGGTCATCCGGCCTGCTTACACCATGGGCGGGACAGGTGGGGGGTTCGCCTATAACGTGGATGAACTGCGCACCATTGGTGCCAGGGGTATATCGGCCAGCCTCATCGGGCAGATACTTGTGGAAGAATCTGTACTGGGCTGGGAGGAACTTGAACTTGAAGTAGTAAGGGATGCAAAAGGTAACAAAATAACTGTCTGTTTTATTGAGAACATCGATGCCATGGGCGTGCATACAGGCGACAGCTTCTGCTCTGCACCCATGCTCACCATCGATGAAGCACTACAGGAGCGGCTGCAGGACTATTCGTACCGCATTGTGGATGCAATCGGAGTGACAGGCGGCACCAATGTCCAGTTCGCCCACGACCCCGAGACCGGCCGCATAGTCGTGATCGAGATCAATCCACGTACATCACGTTCATCTGCCCTGGCTTCCAAAGCCACAGGGTTCCCGATCGCACTGGTGTCTGCAAAACTGGCAGGCGGCTTGCTGCTGGAAGATATTCCATACTGGCGCGACGGCACACTGGACAGGTACACACCGTCCGGTGAATATGTGGTTATAAAGTTCGCACGCTGGGCCTTTGAGAAATTCCCTGGCTCCATTGACCAGCTTGGTACACAAATGCGTGCTGTTGGCGAGGCCATGAGCATCGGCAAGAATTACAAGGAAGCATTCCAGAAAGCCATCCGCTCCCTTGAGACCGGGCGCTACGGCCTGGGATTTGCCAAAAACTTCAACGACCTATCACTGGATGAGTTGCAAAAACTACTGGTAGAGCCTTCATCCGAACGTCAGTTCATCATTTACGAAGCACTTCGAAAATGGATGTCTGTGGATGAATTGTTCAGGATAACGCATATCAAGCACTGGTTCTTAGAGCAAATGAAGGAACTGGTGGAACTGGAAGAAATGGTCCTGAAGTACAAAGGCAGCAAGCTGCCGGATGACCTGCTTATCCATGCCAAGAAAGATGGTTTTTCTGATAAGTACCTGGGCCAGATACTGGGTGTACCTGAACAACAGATACGCGAGCAGCGCTTATCCCTTGGCCTGCAACAGTCATGGAACATAGTGCCTGTGAGTGGAGCAGAGGATGCAGCCTATTACTACTCTACCTACAATGCAGACGATGAGGTTCCAGTATCTGACAGGAAGAAGATCATGATTATCGGCGGCGGGCCCAACCGAATAGGACAGGGTATCGAGTTCGACTATACCTGTGTGCATGCCGCTTTCACACTGCGCGAACTTGGTTATGAGTCTATCATGGTCAACTGCAATCCTGAAACAGTGTCTACCGACTACGACACTTCGGATAAACTGTACTTTGAACCTGTTACCGTAGAAGATGTGCTGAGCATCTATGACAAGGAAAAACCAATCGGGGCAATCGTGCAGTTCGGCGGCCAGACACCATTGAACATTGCCGCAGAACTTGAAGTGGCAGGCGTGAACATCCTGGGAACGTCGGTCAAGAGCATTGACCTGGCAGAAGACCGAGAGCGGTTTGCAGACATTATCAGGAATCTAAAGATACCCATGCCGGAACCCGGTACTGCCAGATCACTAAAAGAAGCACTGGATGTTGCCGGGCGAATAGGCTATCCACTGATCGTTCGTCCCTCGTATGTGCTTGGCGGGCGGGGTATGGAGATCGTATATGACGATGAAATGCTTGAAAAATACGTTACCGGAGCTATTGAGATAACACCAGAAAAACCAATGCTTATAGACAAGTTCCTTGAGGATGCACTGGAATGTGAAGTGGATGCGATATCTGACGGTACTGATGTTTTTATCCCATCGATCATGGAACACATCGAACTTGCCGGAATCCACTCGGGTGATAGTGCATGTGTATTGCCTCCCGTAGGTATCCCAGAGGAACAAATGGAGACCCTTAAAGAATACACGCGCCGTATTGCCATTAAATTGAAGGTTGTGGGACTTATGAATATCCAGTATGCCATCAAGGATGATATTGTTTATATCCTGGAAGCGAACCCGAGGGCTTCACGTACTGTGCCATTAGTGTCAAAGGTTACAGGCGTATCAATGGCACAAATTGCGACTCAGGTCATGCTTGGTGCAAAACTGTCAGATATGGACACCCACCTGCGTACTTACCCGCATTTCGGTGTCAAAGAGACTGTATTCCCGTTCAATATGTTCCCTGAGGTTGACCCCGTGCTCGGGCCTGAGATGCGCTCTACAGGTGAGGTGCTGGGCATGGCAGATTCATTTGAGACTGCTTTTTTCAAGTCCCAGGTTGCTGCCGGGTCTTCATTGCCTCTTGAAGGTACCGCACTTATCACAGTAGCGGCAGGCGACAGGCAGCGTGCGCTTCTTGTTGGCAGGGAACTGTTTTCAATGGGATTTACGATACTTGCCACGAAAGGCACAGCCGGTTTCTTTAAGGAAAACGGGATAGAATGTGAAGTTATCAAGAAAATGCATGAGGGGCGGCCAAATATTGTTGATGCAATGCATAACCAGGAAATACAGTTCGTACTGAACACCCCTATTGGTAAGGAGGGTGTTTACGAGGACAGCTATATCCGAAAATCTGCTATTAAGTACAATATTCCGTACCATACTACCACTGCTGCCGCCATGGCTGCTGCAAGGGGTATTAGAGCGGCACGGGAGAACCTGATCGATGTAAGGTCGGTACAGTCCTATCATCGTGATGTTGATTAA